The Dasypus novemcinctus isolate mDasNov1 chromosome 12, mDasNov1.1.hap2, whole genome shotgun sequence genome includes a window with the following:
- the LOC101421130 gene encoding olfactory receptor 6C1-like: protein MRNNTEVREFILLGLSDDPKLQVVIFVFLFITYLLSITGNLTIITLTLVDAHLQTPMYFFLRNFSLLEVSFTTVSIPRFLGTIITGDKTISFNECMVQVFFFILLGGTEFYLLAAMSYDRYIAICKPLHYVTIMNRGVCTFLVFSSWLISFLIVFAGLMLVLKLDFCSSNIIDHFACDFFPLLQLSCTDTQLLVILGFSWALFTLMFTLALIILSYIYIIRTILRIPSTSQRTKAFSTCSSHMIVISISYGSCIFMYIKTSAKDRVSLIKGVSVLNISVAPMLNPFIYSLRNQQVKRAFMDMARRIVFFRSK, encoded by the coding sequence ATGAGAAACAACACAGAAGTAAGAGAATTTATCCTGCTGGGATTGTCAGATGACCCAAAACTTCAGGTTGTgatttttgtctttctgttcaTCACCTACCTGCTCAGCATCACTGGGAACCTGACCATCATCACCCTTACTCTGGTGGATGCCCACCTCCAgacccccatgtatttcttcctcaggAATTTCTCCTTACTAGAAGTTTCCTTCACAACCGTCAGCATACCCAGGTTCCTGGGCACCATTATAACAGGAGATAAAACCATTTCCTTTAATGAGTGCATGGTTCAggtattctttttcattcttttgggggGCACTGAATTTTACCTTTTGGCTGCCATGTCTTATGACCGTTATATTGCCATCTGCAAACCCCTGCATTATGTGACCATCATGAATCGTGGAGTCTGCAcgtttcttgtcttctcttcatggCTGATTTCATTCTTAATCGTATTTGCGGGGCTCATGTTGGTCTTAAAGCTTGATTTCTGTAGTTCTAATATTATTGACCACtttgcttgtgatttttttcccctgctgCAACTTTCTTGCACAGACACACAACTACTAGTGATTTTGGGTTTCTCCTGGGCGTTGTTTACTCTAATGTTCACTTTGGCATTGATAATCCTGTCCTACATATACATCATCAGGACAATTTTGAGGATTCCTTCTACTAGTCAGAGAACAAAGGCCTTTTCCACATGTTCTTCCCATATGATTGTCATATCCATCTCTTATGGCAGCTGCATTTTCATGTACATTAAAACTTCAGCAAAAGACAGGGTGTCTCTCATTAAAGGAGTATCTGTGCTAAACATCTCAGTAGCCCCTATGTTGAACCCCTTCATTTACAGCCTACGGAATCAACAGGTGAAGAGAGCCTTCATGGACATGGCCAGGAGGATTGTATTTTTCAGAAGCAAGTAA